CGTGATTATCCTGACCGGCTCCCAGGGCGAGCCACTTTCGGCCCTGAGCCGGGTGGCGCGTGGTGAACACCGCCAAATCAACATCCATCACGGGGACACGGTCATCATGTCGTCGCGATTCATCCCCGGAAACACCAAGGCCATCACCAAGGTCATCAACGACCTCTACCGCCTGGGGGCGAATGTCCTGTACGAACGGGTCCAGGCCATCCACGCCTCGGGGCACGCCCACCAGGAGGAACTGAAAATCCTGCTGGACACGGTCCGGCCCAAGTTCTTCATTCCCATCCACGGCGAGTACCGCCACCTGTTCAAACACGCCGAGCTGGCCGTGACGCGCGGCATCGCCTCGGAGCGGGCCATCATTCTGGAAAACGGCCAGCCCGTGACGCTCCTGCCCTCGGGCCTCCGTCTCGAGGAGGCCGTTTACGCCGAATCCATCCTGGTCGACGGCAAGGGTGTTGGCGACGTCGGGCAAAGCGTGCTCAAGGAACGTCAAATCCTGGGGGGCGAAGGCTTGGTCATCGTCCTCTTGGTCCAGGACGAATACGGCACCATTGTCCTGGGGCCGAGCATCCAATCCAAGGGCTTTATTTTCGAGCAGCATTACGCCCACGTCCTGGAGGACGCCAAATGCATCATCCTGGACATCATCGAAGGCAACCCCGGTGGCGAGGCCTACAAGCTGGAAGAACGCATCCGTTCCTCCTTGCGCCGCTTTTTCCGCAAGGTTCTGGAACGCGACCCCATTGTCATGCCGCTGGTGGTCCGGGTCTGATCTTTTTCTTGCCTTGCCCTGCTTTTTTGCGTAACGGCTGACGTCCTCAAATCACTCCACACGTCCGCGCGCCTTCTGGTTGGCCATTTTGGTCTTCTGCGGACGGAGGAAAAAACCAAGGAGATTCCCATGGCTTATGTAACGATGAAACAAATGCTGGAGACCGGCGTCCATTTTGGTCATCAGACCCGGCGCTGGAACCCCAAAATGCGGCCCTACATTTTCGGGGCACGCAAGGGCATCCATATCATTGACCTGCAGCAGACCGTGAAGCTGTACCGCAAGGCCCACGATTTCATGGCCGAGACCGTGGCGCGCGGCGGCAAGGTCATTTTTGTCGGCACCAAGCGCCAGGCCCAGGACGTGATCAAGGCCGAGGCCGAACGCTGCGGCATGTTCCATGTCACCAACCGCTGGCTGGGCGGCACGCTGACCAACTACCAGACCATCCGCACCAGCATCGCCCGCCTGAAAAAGCTGGAAGGCATGTTCGAGGACGGCTCCGTGAACCGCTTCCTGAAAAAGGAAATCGTCGGCATGGAGCGCGAGGTGACCAAGCTCAACCTGACCCTGGGCGGCATCAAGGACATGGAAGAACCGCCGGCGGTGGCCTTCATCATCGACCCGCACCGTGAAGAAATCGCGGTCAAGGAATGCCGCAAGCTGGGCATCCCGATCGTGGCCGTGGTCGACACCAACTGCGATCCCGACCTGATCGACTATGTCATCCCTGGCAACGACGACGCCATCCGGGCCATCAAGCTTTTTGCCGGCGCCATGGCCGACGCCTGCATCGAGGGCCTGGCCAGCGCCAAGGACGAGATGCCCCAGCAGACCAAGGCCGCATCCGAAACCGTTGAAATTCCGGTCGCGGCCGCGGCCCCCGAGGCCGACGAAGCCAGTGAAGAGGAATATTAAGATGAGCATTACAGCATCTATGGTCAAAGACCTGCGCGAACGCACCGGCGTGGGCATGATGGATTGCAAGAAGGCCCTGACCGAATGTGACGGCGACGAGGAAAAGGCCATTGCCTGGCTGCGCGAAAAGGGCCTGTCCAAGGCCGCCAAAAAAGCCGGCCGCGAAACTTCCGAAGGCCTGATCACCATCCTCCTGGCCGATGACGGCAAGTCCGCCGCCATGAGCGAGCTCAAATGCGAAACGGACTTCGTGGCCAAGAACGAAGAGTTCATCGCCCTGGCCGAAGGCATCGCCAAACTGGCCCTGGAAAAGAAAACCGGAGACATGGCGGCCTTGCCGGCCGAAGCCACGGACCTCACCGGTCTCATCGGCAAAATCGGTGAAAACATGCAGACCGGCCGACTGGCCTTCATGGAACTGTCCGGCCCCGGCGTCATCGGCAGCTATGTCCATTCCAACAAAAAATTGGGTGTTCTGGTCGAGCTGACCGGCGATGCCACCCCGGAAATGGCCAAGGATATCGCCATGCAGGTCGCGGCCGCCAATCCCATCTGCGTGACCCCGGACCAGATCCCGACCGAAACCCTGGACCAGGAAAAGGAAATCTACCTGAATCAGGCCAAGGAAGAGGGCAAGCCGGCTCAGATCGCCGAAAAAATCGTCGAGGGTCGCATCCGCAAATACTATCAGGAAGTCTGTCTGCGCGAGCAGGTCTTCATCAAGGACGACAAGAAGACCATCAAGGACATTCTCGGGAAAAACGCCGCCGTGGCTCGGTTCTTCCGATTCGCGGTGGGCGCATAACAGACAAAGGGCCGCAAGGCCCTTTTTTTTTGGCCTACTCCGGGCCGCCTCCGCCGGGCAAGTCATGGCGGCGGTTGCACCGGAAGCGCGAAGTCGATATACGCTCATCCGGGAAGGAGGCTGGGGACGCCCCGGCCTCTTTTCGTTCACTGTTTTCCGCAAGGGAGAAATCAATGGAAAAACTCCGTTACGGCCGGGTCATGCTCAAGTTGAGCGGCGAAGCCCTGGCCGGCGACCAAGGCTTTGGCATCGACCCCCAGACCATCCAGGACATCTGTCAGGAAGTGGCCGCGGCGGCCAGCATTGGCGTGCAACTCAGCTTGGTCATTGGCGGGGGGAATATTTTCCGGGGCGTTTCGGTTTCGTCCAAGGGCATGGACCGGGCCTCGGCCGACTACATGGGCATGCTGGCCACGGTCATGAACGCCCTGGCCGTGCAGGACGCCTTGGAAAAACAGAACATCACCACCCGCGTCATGACCGCCATCGACATGAAGGAAGTGGCCGAGCCCTACATTCGCCGCCGCGCCATCCGCCATTTGGAAAAAGGACGCGTGGTCATCTGCGCCGCCGGCACCGGCATCCCCTATTTCACCACGGACACGGCGGCCGTGATCCGGGCCATGGAACTCAAGTGCGAGGCCATCCTCAAGGCCACCAGGGTCAGCGGCGTCTACGACAAGGACCCCGAAAAGCATGACGACGCAGTCATGTACACCAGCCTGACCTATCTGGACGTCCTGCAACAGCGTCTGCGGGTCATGGATTCCGCCGCCATTTCCCTGTGCATGGACAACAAACTGCCCATCGGCGTGTTCAATCTTTTCGTGCCCGGCAACATCAAACGGGTCGTCATGGGCGAGGATATCGGAACCATCGTCAAAGGAGACTAGCCATGGACAAGCACGTACAGGACTGCAAGACGAGGATGCAAAAAAGCATCGACAATCTGGACAAGGACTTCGCCAGACTGCGCACCGGCCGGGCCTCCACCACCCTGGTCGACAACATCAGGGTCGAGTACTACGGCACCCCCACCCCGCTCAACCAAGTGGCCTCGGTGTCCATCCCGGACAGCCGGACCATCTCCATCGCGCCGTGGGATCGCAATGCCTTTAATTCCATCGAAAAGGCCATCATGAAATCCGATCTCGGCCTGACCCCCATCAACGACGGCCGGGCCATCCGCATCAATATCCCGCCCCTGACCGAGGAACGTCGCAAGGATCTGGTCAAAATGGCCAAAAAATACACGGAAGAGGCCAAGGTGGCCATCCGCAATGTCCGCCGCGACGTGAACGAAGATTTGAAAAAATTG
This region of Deltaproteobacteria bacterium genomic DNA includes:
- a CDS encoding ribosome recycling factor, which translates into the protein MDKHVQDCKTRMQKSIDNLDKDFARLRTGRASTTLVDNIRVEYYGTPTPLNQVASVSIPDSRTISIAPWDRNAFNSIEKAIMKSDLGLTPINDGRAIRINIPPLTEERRKDLVKMAKKYTEEAKVAIRNVRRDVNEDLKKLQTAKEISEDDLRKGQEEVQKITDGFVKKADAVFTEKEKEIMEI
- the rpsB gene encoding 30S ribosomal protein S2, with translation MAYVTMKQMLETGVHFGHQTRRWNPKMRPYIFGARKGIHIIDLQQTVKLYRKAHDFMAETVARGGKVIFVGTKRQAQDVIKAEAERCGMFHVTNRWLGGTLTNYQTIRTSIARLKKLEGMFEDGSVNRFLKKEIVGMEREVTKLNLTLGGIKDMEEPPAVAFIIDPHREEIAVKECRKLGIPIVAVVDTNCDPDLIDYVIPGNDDAIRAIKLFAGAMADACIEGLASAKDEMPQQTKAASETVEIPVAAAAPEADEASEEEY
- a CDS encoding UMP kinase, coding for MEKLRYGRVMLKLSGEALAGDQGFGIDPQTIQDICQEVAAAASIGVQLSLVIGGGNIFRGVSVSSKGMDRASADYMGMLATVMNALAVQDALEKQNITTRVMTAIDMKEVAEPYIRRRAIRHLEKGRVVICAAGTGIPYFTTDTAAVIRAMELKCEAILKATRVSGVYDKDPEKHDDAVMYTSLTYLDVLQQRLRVMDSAAISLCMDNKLPIGVFNLFVPGNIKRVVMGEDIGTIVKGD
- a CDS encoding elongation factor Ts, with the translated sequence MSITASMVKDLRERTGVGMMDCKKALTECDGDEEKAIAWLREKGLSKAAKKAGRETSEGLITILLADDGKSAAMSELKCETDFVAKNEEFIALAEGIAKLALEKKTGDMAALPAEATDLTGLIGKIGENMQTGRLAFMELSGPGVIGSYVHSNKKLGVLVELTGDATPEMAKDIAMQVAAANPICVTPDQIPTETLDQEKEIYLNQAKEEGKPAQIAEKIVEGRIRKYYQEVCLREQVFIKDDKKTIKDILGKNAAVARFFRFAVGA